One Paenisporosarcina sp. FSL H8-0542 genomic region harbors:
- a CDS encoding alpha/beta hydrolase, translated as MERRYSKELLDKLVEREETIMLKGVEVLVKNLPDSDEKGAMDPRLYKDMKNQLFLMKYMPKFLMKMDISPKGIKRLRKMFNGIKSNPIVQKNIEIEHRHVTGEDGNQIPIRIYTSETMRKNAPVLYFIHGGGFFGGSPDVVEEFVKLIVENTDILAVSVDYRLAPENPYPAGHKDCYSTLQWIYNNAESLGGVRGNIFVAGDSAGGNLTQYCTTRDMEDGLGMVKGQLLLYPTVNMAGIEDEYYKWSIDEYEMSPKHRSGIKTMLDMFGSLESLGNILGTTEIDNEYLTPYKRNPKGLPPTFITVGEHDYLKVESLAYAVKLAKAGVETKTVLYKGLGHAYADNVGVYPQSEDCAIEMGKFILENSK; from the coding sequence ATGGAAAGAAGGTACTCAAAAGAATTATTAGATAAGCTTGTTGAACGTGAAGAAACCATTATGCTGAAGGGTGTAGAGGTTCTAGTTAAAAACTTGCCAGACAGTGATGAAAAAGGTGCAATGGATCCACGTCTGTATAAAGATATGAAAAATCAGCTTTTTTTAATGAAATATATGCCGAAATTTTTAATGAAGATGGACATTTCACCAAAAGGAATTAAAAGGCTTCGGAAAATGTTTAATGGGATAAAAAGTAATCCTATCGTTCAAAAGAATATTGAAATAGAACATAGACATGTGACAGGAGAAGACGGGAATCAGATTCCGATAAGAATTTATACATCAGAAACAATGAGAAAAAATGCCCCGGTTTTATATTTCATCCATGGTGGAGGATTCTTTGGAGGTTCTCCTGATGTTGTAGAGGAGTTTGTTAAGTTAATAGTAGAGAATACAGATATCCTTGCAGTGTCAGTTGATTATAGGCTTGCGCCAGAGAATCCATACCCAGCAGGTCATAAAGATTGTTATTCTACTTTACAATGGATTTATAATAATGCAGAAAGTTTAGGTGGGGTTAGGGGTAATATTTTTGTTGCAGGGGATAGTGCAGGAGGTAATTTAACACAATATTGTACAACTAGGGATATGGAAGATGGATTAGGAATGGTAAAGGGACAACTGTTACTTTATCCGACAGTAAACATGGCTGGAATTGAAGATGAGTATTACAAATGGAGTATTGATGAATATGAGATGTCGCCTAAACATAGATCAGGTATTAAAACGATGTTAGACATGTTTGGCTCACTAGAATCATTAGGGAATATATTAGGGACTACAGAAATAGATAATGAATATTTAACGCCATATAAGAGAAATCCTAAGGGCTTACCGCCAACCTTTATTACAGTAGGTGAACATGATTATCTCAAGGTAGAAAGCCTAGCCTATGCAGTAAAGTTGGCTAAGGCAGGGGTAGAAACGAAAACGGTTTTATATAAAGGTCTTGGACATGCGTATGCTGATAATGTAGGAGTCTATCCTCAAAGTGAGGATTGTGCAATCGAAATGGGTAAATTTATTTTAGAAAATTCAAAGTAA
- the rpsD gene encoding 30S ribosomal protein S4: MARYTGPAWKLSRRLGLSLSGTGKELEKRPYAPGQHGPNQRKKISEYGLQLQEKQKLRHMYGVNERQFRTLFDKAAKMPGKSGENFMILLETRLDNVVYRLGLARTRRGARQLVNHGHVMVDGKRVDIPSFRLKAGQEISLREKSQNLDIVNESMEVNNFVPEYLSFDADKKVGQFVRLPERSELSAEINESLIVEFYSR, translated from the coding sequence ATGGCTCGTTATACAGGTCCAGCATGGAAACTGTCTCGTCGTCTTGGTTTATCACTAAGCGGCACAGGTAAAGAATTAGAAAAACGCCCTTACGCACCAGGACAACACGGTCCTAACCAACGCAAAAAAATCTCGGAATACGGTTTACAATTACAAGAGAAGCAAAAGCTTCGTCACATGTATGGTGTAAACGAACGTCAATTCCGTACACTTTTTGATAAAGCTGCTAAAATGCCTGGTAAATCTGGTGAAAACTTCATGATTCTTCTTGAAACTCGCCTTGATAACGTAGTTTACCGTTTAGGTCTTGCACGCACTCGTCGTGGAGCTCGTCAATTAGTTAACCATGGCCACGTAATGGTTGATGGAAAACGCGTTGATATTCCTTCATTCCGTCTTAAAGCAGGTCAAGAGATTTCACTTCGTGAAAAATCTCAAAACCTTGATATCGTTAATGAGTCTATGGAAGTAAACAACTTCGTTCCAGAATACTTATCTTTCGATGCAGACAAAAAAGTTGGTCAATTTGTTCGTCTTCCAGAGCGTAGCGAATTATCAGCTGAAATCAACGAATCATTAATCGTTGAGTTCTACTCTCGTTAA
- the megL gene encoding methionine gamma-lyase has translation MENKKMKKETAVVHKGFDTSIHHDSLSVPLYQTSTFAFSTAEQGEKRFAGEEVGNIYSRLGNPTVRVLEERMAELENGQSALAFGSGMAAVSAVLIHVTKTEDHILCSRGIYGCTFGLLEMMNEKYNISHSFSSMSSEQEIEAAIRPETVCLYVETPINPTMEIVDLELVGRVARKHGLKVIVDNTFSSPYLQNPIDFGADYVLHSATKYINGHGDVIAGLLVGKDAEDMMNLRMTVQKDVGGIISPFDAWLIIRGLKTLHVRMDRHSDNASKLLSFFKSSPIVNEIYYPFDPDHPQYEIAKKQMKAGSGLISFTIHGGKEVAQYLMNSLKLIKIAVSLGDAETLIQHPATMTHSVIPEMEREKMGITHSLLRLSVGLEHSDDLIEDLQQAFAKVETHFTQSLQK, from the coding sequence ATGGAAAATAAAAAGATGAAAAAAGAAACGGCAGTCGTTCATAAAGGATTTGACACTTCAATTCATCACGACAGTTTGTCCGTACCTTTATATCAAACATCTACATTTGCTTTTTCAACGGCGGAACAAGGAGAAAAACGTTTTGCTGGTGAAGAAGTGGGCAATATCTATTCACGGTTAGGAAATCCAACTGTAAGAGTTTTGGAAGAGCGCATGGCTGAACTTGAGAATGGACAAAGCGCATTGGCATTTGGGTCCGGGATGGCCGCTGTCAGTGCAGTGTTGATTCATGTTACGAAAACAGAGGATCATATCCTTTGTTCGAGAGGGATATATGGTTGTACGTTTGGGTTACTTGAAATGATGAATGAAAAATACAATATTTCACATAGTTTCAGTTCGATGTCGAGTGAACAGGAAATTGAAGCGGCGATTCGTCCTGAAACGGTTTGTTTATATGTTGAGACACCAATCAATCCAACAATGGAAATTGTGGATTTGGAACTGGTTGGGAGAGTCGCTCGAAAACATGGATTGAAAGTAATTGTGGATAATACATTTTCATCGCCTTATTTACAAAATCCTATCGATTTCGGTGCGGACTATGTGTTGCATAGTGCAACCAAATACATCAATGGCCACGGGGATGTGATTGCAGGATTGTTGGTAGGAAAAGATGCAGAGGATATGATGAATCTTCGTATGACGGTCCAAAAAGACGTTGGTGGAATTATCTCACCGTTTGATGCTTGGCTGATCATCAGAGGATTAAAAACGCTTCATGTTCGAATGGATCGCCATTCAGACAATGCATCGAAACTGTTGTCATTCTTTAAATCTTCACCAATTGTGAATGAGATTTATTATCCGTTTGATCCAGACCACCCACAATACGAAATTGCTAAGAAGCAAATGAAAGCCGGTAGTGGGTTGATTTCATTTACAATTCACGGTGGGAAAGAAGTTGCTCAATATTTAATGAATTCTCTTAAGCTTATCAAGATTGCTGTAAGTTTGGGAGACGCGGAAACATTGATTCAGCACCCGGCAACCATGACTCACTCAGTCATTCCTGAAATGGAACGTGAAAAGATGGGAATCACTCATTCCTTACTACGTTTGTCTGTTGGACTTGAGCATTCAGATGATTTAATAGAAGATTTACAACAGGCATTTGCAAAAGTGGAGACCCACTTTACGCAATCGCTTCAAAAATGA